In Labrus mixtus chromosome 11, fLabMix1.1, whole genome shotgun sequence, a single window of DNA contains:
- the ube3d gene encoding E3 ubiquitin-protein ligase E3D — MSDLKMPAKTHGAGVFLELRKRLQSGLLIVGKDVAKSPADVVVTGGDCSLHILTPRGELSLKLPAGVTFEQGSCLPTPAGESCGDELHFRLRISVTRSTDEDASNSVIETLRAKETYCFYCQSCMTRLLEDRVFKRVLPLPNGNWNAIVDDWCCHPDPFARKLLPRAEDCLLGDTFLLLARDSSCEQTLTEEVSPVASEDGQDSKKTCRRLKLVSCRSCSSVLGEAVAPETLKLYITQVVVEPAVGDREPEASLNRSLFLERTVAARLLSISNSMSTFHFSVQTPDGKAFLLLWLLNSDSITASVPERCVGVESSISSSALHSPSPRAARALKLLYTVCSDTSAQQREIVSSWEVNAIGHPVVLPLTVCEELLQVIDDSNSSLAASMRCMRSYKVAYLSL, encoded by the exons AAAAGATGTAGCCAAAAGTCCTGCAGACGTGGTCGTGACTGGTGGAGACTGTTCCCTCCACATCCTGACTCCCCGGGGCGAGCTGAGCTTGAAATTGCCGGCAGGAGTCACCTTCGAGCAGGGATCCTGTCTCCCAACACCTGCAGGAGAATCCTGTGGAGACGAGCTACATTTCCGACTGCGAATAAGTGTCACAAGAAGCACAGATGAAG ATGCCTCCAACAGCGTGATAGAGACACTACGGGCAAAAGAAACGTATTGCTTCTACTGCCAGAGCTGCATGACCCGGCTGCTGGAGGACAG GGTGTTCAAGCGAGTTCTTCCTCTCCCTAATGGCAACTGGAACGCCATTGTGGACGACTGGTGTTGCCATCCTGATCCGTTTGCTAGGAAGCTGCTGCCCCGAGCAGAGGATTGTTTATTGGGTGACACCTTCCTCCTCTTGGCCAGAGACAGCAGCTGTGAACAGACTCTCACTGAGGAAGTGAGTCCTGTCGCATCAGAGGACGGTCAAGATTCAAAG aaaaccTGCCGCCGCCTCAAGCTGGTCTCCTGCAGGAGCTGCTCTTCAGTTCTGGGAGAAGCTGTCGCCCCAG AGACTCTGAAACTGTACATCACACAGGTGGTGGTGGAGCCCGCTGTtggagacagagagccagaagCTTCGCTTAACAG aTCTCTCTTCTTGGAGAGGACTGTAGCAGCCAGGTTGTTGAGTATTTCCAACTCAATGAGCACCTTCCACTTCTCTGTGCAGACCCCTGATGGAAAAGCCTTCTTACTG ctctggcTCCTGAACAGTGACTCCATCACAGCGTCAGTCCCAGAGAGGTGTGTCGGGGTTGAGAGCTCTATCAGCTCCTCGGCTCTTCACAGTCCATCACCCAGAGCTGCCAGAGCCCTGAAACTCCTCTACACCGTCTGCTCTGACACCAGCGCCCAGCAGAGAGA gatTGTTTCAAGTTGGGAGGTCAATGCCATAGGACATCCTGTGGTGCTGCCGCTGACTGTGTGCGAGGAGCTGCTGCAAGTGATAGACGACAGCAACTCTTCTCTTGCTGCCTCGATGCGTTGCATGAGGTCTTATAAG gttGCATATCTGAGCCTGTGA